In Gimesia chilikensis, the following proteins share a genomic window:
- a CDS encoding sugar phosphate isomerase/epimerase family protein — MAALVSCLTNSYGRFGPVAAIEHIRDAGIDHLELNIKNHGVPSFFKETPLLTEASTAEDIAHVKDLLKQHHVKLSSCNITTGNPLDPEVVTKTKRKLDLAHQLGVRLVVGGAGEIEQESDRDTLYKHLREIGDYAGEQGITYCFETHPGICVNAAGMLRTMQDLDHPNLRLNFDTGNINYYNKHANVLESLHEVVTWVKHVHLKDSYCKFKDWNFAALGEAGGVDFLKIRYILEDHNFNGPYSLEIEGIEGEPELTLEEHHNRVKQSVVYLRECGFFE, encoded by the coding sequence ATGGCCGCCCTCGTTTCCTGCCTGACCAACTCCTATGGTCGCTTTGGTCCCGTCGCCGCGATCGAACACATCCGCGATGCCGGAATCGATCACCTCGAACTCAACATCAAAAACCACGGCGTCCCCTCGTTTTTCAAAGAGACGCCGCTGCTCACGGAAGCCTCCACTGCTGAGGATATCGCGCACGTCAAAGATCTGTTGAAACAACACCATGTGAAACTCTCGAGCTGCAACATCACCACCGGCAATCCCCTCGATCCGGAAGTCGTCACGAAGACGAAACGAAAGCTCGACCTCGCTCATCAGCTGGGCGTCCGACTCGTCGTAGGCGGCGCGGGAGAAATCGAACAGGAATCGGATCGTGACACCCTCTACAAGCACCTCCGTGAAATCGGCGATTATGCAGGCGAACAGGGCATCACCTACTGCTTCGAGACGCACCCCGGCATCTGCGTCAATGCAGCCGGGATGCTCCGCACCATGCAGGACCTGGATCACCCTAACCTGCGGCTCAACTTCGACACCGGTAACATCAATTACTACAACAAGCACGCGAATGTTCTGGAGTCCCTGCACGAGGTCGTCACCTGGGTCAAACACGTGCACCTCAAGGATTCCTACTGCAAATTCAAGGACTGGAATTTCGCCGCTCTGGGCGAAGCAGGAGGCGTCGACTTCTTGAAGATCCGCTACATCCTCGAAGACCACAACTTCAATGGCCCCTACAGTCTCGAAATCGAAGGCATCGAAGGGGAACCGGAGCTGACGCTGGAAGAACACCACAACCGCGTCAAGCAGAGCGTAGTCTACCTGCGGGAGTGCGGCTTTTTTGAGTGA
- a CDS encoding SirB1 family protein — MDLKQIFQFKQDPEFSRLLHHDKQIDLTKAALELARDDQPDLVFEHVLIWVRQRACELSGRVALAEDDRALVQCLVQCLAGQHGLGGDTICYHQAEGSYLNHVIESRQGLPISLSLIYMAVGKELGIDIHGVAAPLQFLVRYDAQDGPLFIDPYSKGTIYSEEECLNRLGELGEFPRSVLKRLLQPATHREIIIRMLMNLKRIHEERQDFARAWNVQRRLCALHPLSSTHKKDLAALSFKTQKLGLSVELLENCLKSCPESEQDDLQLMLQKVHTELAQWN; from the coding sequence ATGGACCTTAAGCAAATATTTCAGTTCAAACAGGATCCCGAATTTTCCCGGCTCCTGCACCATGACAAGCAGATTGATCTCACTAAAGCCGCACTCGAGCTGGCCCGCGATGATCAACCAGACCTCGTCTTTGAACACGTTCTGATCTGGGTCCGCCAGCGGGCCTGCGAACTTTCGGGCCGCGTCGCCCTCGCGGAAGATGACCGCGCGCTGGTGCAATGCCTTGTCCAGTGCCTGGCCGGTCAGCACGGACTGGGGGGAGATACCATCTGCTATCACCAGGCGGAAGGCAGCTACCTGAATCATGTCATCGAAAGCCGACAGGGACTGCCGATTTCGCTCTCCCTGATTTATATGGCAGTCGGCAAAGAACTGGGCATCGACATTCACGGTGTCGCCGCCCCCCTGCAGTTTCTGGTTCGCTACGATGCCCAGGATGGGCCTCTGTTTATCGATCCCTACTCGAAAGGAACGATCTACAGCGAGGAAGAATGTCTGAACCGACTGGGCGAACTCGGAGAATTTCCCCGGAGTGTTTTAAAACGCCTGTTACAGCCGGCCACACATCGGGAAATCATCATTCGTATGCTGATGAACCTGAAACGCATTCATGAAGAGCGTCAGGATTTCGCACGTGCCTGGAATGTGCAGCGACGACTGTGCGCCCTGCACCCGCTCTCCAGTACACATAAGAAGGATCTGGCTGCACTCAGTTTCAAAACGCAGAAACTCGGTCTCTCCGTCGAACTGCTGGAAAACTGCCTCAAAAGCTGTCCCGAATCCGAACAGGATGACCTCCAGCTCATGCTGCAGAAAGTGCACACCGAACTGGCTCAATGGAATTGA
- a CDS encoding CPBP family intramembrane glutamic endopeptidase: MSNPDDEQELDDNPPQDQQLLILGGSLFSIGIILAAFGFGWALDINPLTNLNWSWSALIIGTLAALPMFGFFLLTMKLPFQAFHKINQFLLDEIGPRIDKASVLEVFILCIFIGLGEELLFRGVLQSWSNQFGVVYAIIFTNLLFGILHSVTRVYVVVASLMGVYLSLLLILFTPQNLLIPITTHTVYDFLCFMMLIRIYRQKTAETAAD, encoded by the coding sequence ATGTCGAACCCGGACGACGAACAAGAACTGGATGATAATCCACCCCAGGATCAGCAACTTTTAATTCTGGGCGGCTCCCTGTTCTCCATCGGCATCATCCTCGCTGCTTTCGGATTTGGCTGGGCTCTGGATATCAACCCGCTGACGAATCTGAACTGGAGCTGGTCGGCACTCATCATCGGCACGCTGGCTGCGCTGCCCATGTTCGGATTCTTTCTACTCACGATGAAACTCCCCTTCCAGGCATTTCACAAGATCAATCAGTTTCTGCTCGACGAAATCGGCCCCCGTATTGACAAGGCGTCTGTGCTGGAAGTGTTCATCCTCTGCATCTTCATCGGTCTGGGAGAAGAACTGCTCTTTCGCGGCGTTCTGCAATCCTGGTCCAACCAGTTTGGTGTGGTCTACGCCATCATCTTCACCAATCTGCTCTTTGGCATTCTACACTCGGTCACCCGCGTCTACGTCGTCGTCGCGTCACTGATGGGCGTCTACCTCAGCCTGCTGCTGATCCTCTTCACGCCTCAGAACCTGCTGATCCCCATCACCACACACACGGTCTACGACTTCCTCTGCTTCATGATGCTCATCCGCATCTACCGCCAAAAAACAGCCGAGACCGCTGCTGACTGA
- a CDS encoding rod shape-determining protein: MLHRLRQWLCPDLAIDLGTANTLVAIQGEGIALDEPSVVALHKGSRKILGKGTAVGKLAKQMLGRTPDSIIAVRPLKEGVITDFELCESMLRYFILKARHHSRGLRPRVVIAVPGSITPVERRAVFNSAERAGAGRVYLIEESKAAGIGAGLPISEPMASMVCDIGGGTSEVAIMSLGDTVVSNSVRIGGDKCDEAIVEYMKQHFSLRIGVQTAEDLKLELGSAYPLEQELTGEVKGLDTISSIPRKAIVTSEELRDALHGPLESILNCCKQTIEQCKPELVADLADNGMVLTGGGALLRGLEYYMSEQLGIPVRVDEDPLRTVARGTAICLEHLSQWRHAFDNGEGDF; this comes from the coding sequence ATGCTGCACCGTTTACGTCAATGGCTCTGTCCTGATTTGGCGATCGATCTGGGAACGGCGAATACACTCGTCGCGATCCAGGGCGAGGGGATTGCGCTGGACGAACCCTCGGTAGTGGCGTTGCATAAAGGCAGCCGCAAGATTCTGGGCAAAGGAACCGCCGTCGGAAAGCTGGCCAAGCAGATGCTGGGGCGCACGCCGGACAGCATCATCGCCGTACGACCTCTGAAGGAAGGTGTGATCACCGACTTCGAACTCTGCGAGTCGATGCTGCGGTATTTCATTCTCAAGGCCCGTCATCATTCGCGTGGTTTGCGACCGCGGGTTGTGATTGCGGTGCCGGGCAGTATCACGCCGGTCGAAAGGCGAGCCGTGTTCAACAGTGCCGAACGAGCAGGCGCCGGACGAGTCTACCTGATTGAAGAATCCAAGGCGGCGGGCATTGGTGCCGGGCTGCCGATTTCTGAACCGATGGCGAGTATGGTTTGTGACATCGGTGGCGGGACGAGCGAAGTGGCCATCATGAGTCTGGGCGATACAGTGGTCAGCAATTCGGTGCGGATTGGCGGCGACAAGTGTGATGAAGCGATCGTGGAATACATGAAGCAGCATTTCTCGTTGCGGATTGGCGTGCAGACCGCAGAGGATCTGAAGCTGGAACTGGGCAGTGCTTATCCACTGGAGCAGGAATTGACCGGTGAGGTCAAGGGCCTGGATACGATCAGCAGTATTCCGCGGAAAGCGATTGTGACCAGCGAAGAATTACGCGATGCGTTGCATGGTCCGCTGGAATCGATTCTGAACTGTTGTAAACAGACCATCGAACAGTGCAAGCCGGAACTGGTGGCGGATCTCGCGGATAACGGCATGGTCCTCACGGGTGGTGGTGCTCTGCTGCGGGGGCTGGAATATTACATGAGCGAACAGCTGGGGATTCCGGTGCGGGTGGATGAGGATCCACTGCGGACCGTGGCCCGCGGAACGGCGATCTGCCTGGAACATCTGAGCCAGTGGCGGCATGCCTTTGATAATGGCGAAGGTGACTTTTAA
- a CDS encoding Gfo/Idh/MocA family protein, translating to MATGFGIVGCGMISNFHAKALEEIRGAKLVACYDQFPASADKFAEANGCTAYHELDEMLADPEVDVVTICTPSGAHMDPAVAAANAGKHVVVEKPLEITLKRCDAIIDACKKNKVQLATIMPSRFGAANMELKKAIEKGRFGKLTLGDTYVKWWRTQEYYDSGGWRGTWKLDGGGAYMNQAIHNVDLLFWFMGEVADVNGMTGTLAHERIEVEDTGVATIRFKNGALGVIEATTSVYPGLLKKTEISGTEGTVIIEQDDVLHWEFSKEQARDAKIREELGKSTGNTGGASDPSAISYAGHMEQLKDFIKSIKTGKKPLVDGNDGRKSVEIILAIYQSSWTGKQVSLPLKRDPRIPKNK from the coding sequence ATGGCAACAGGATTTGGAATTGTCGGCTGTGGCATGATTTCGAATTTTCATGCAAAGGCGCTCGAAGAGATTCGTGGTGCCAAGCTGGTCGCCTGTTATGATCAGTTTCCAGCATCAGCTGACAAGTTTGCAGAAGCGAATGGTTGCACAGCCTATCATGAGCTGGATGAGATGCTGGCCGATCCGGAAGTGGACGTCGTCACCATCTGCACTCCCAGTGGAGCCCACATGGATCCGGCGGTCGCTGCCGCAAATGCCGGCAAGCACGTCGTTGTGGAAAAGCCGCTGGAAATCACACTGAAACGGTGTGATGCGATCATCGACGCCTGTAAGAAAAATAAAGTTCAGCTGGCGACAATCATGCCGTCCCGCTTCGGTGCTGCCAACATGGAACTGAAGAAGGCCATCGAGAAAGGCCGCTTCGGCAAGTTGACCTTGGGCGATACCTACGTCAAATGGTGGCGGACACAGGAGTACTACGACAGCGGCGGATGGCGCGGTACCTGGAAACTGGACGGCGGCGGCGCTTACATGAATCAGGCGATTCATAACGTCGACCTGTTGTTCTGGTTCATGGGTGAAGTGGCCGATGTGAACGGGATGACCGGCACCCTGGCTCACGAGCGGATCGAAGTCGAAGATACCGGCGTGGCTACCATTCGCTTCAAAAATGGTGCCCTGGGTGTGATCGAGGCGACCACCAGTGTCTATCCCGGTCTGCTCAAGAAGACGGAAATCTCGGGTACCGAGGGAACCGTGATCATCGAGCAGGACGACGTACTGCACTGGGAGTTCTCCAAAGAACAGGCCCGTGATGCGAAGATCCGTGAAGAGCTGGGTAAGTCGACCGGTAACACCGGCGGTGCCAGCGATCCTTCGGCGATCTCTTACGCCGGGCATATGGAACAGTTGAAAGACTTCATCAAGTCGATCAAGACCGGCAAAAAGCCGCTGGTAGACGGTAACGATGGTCGTAAGAGTGTCGAAATCATTCTGGCGATCTATCAGTCTTCCTGGACCGGCAAACAGGTTTCACTGCCTCTGAAACGGGATCCCCGGATTCCGAAGAACAAGTAA
- a CDS encoding DinB family protein: protein MIEYVRQILCAQFEASLGMLDDCIQNCPPAHWQQKIANMEFGYVAYHALCYVDLYLSPSLSAFQLREFHNEQDENRFKPKDDYPITPELVSDYLQTCLQKMRETIAAETEASLNLRADFDWLEPFTRGELHLYSIRHIQHHAGALSAYLRRLDINLKWGHTGWPSR from the coding sequence GTGATTGAATACGTCAGACAGATCCTGTGTGCGCAGTTTGAAGCTTCACTGGGAATGCTGGATGACTGTATTCAAAACTGCCCACCCGCGCACTGGCAGCAGAAAATCGCCAATATGGAGTTCGGCTACGTCGCCTATCATGCACTCTGTTATGTCGACCTCTACCTCTCCCCCAGCTTGAGTGCATTTCAGCTGCGTGAGTTCCACAACGAACAGGATGAAAACCGCTTCAAACCCAAAGACGACTATCCGATCACGCCAGAGTTGGTGAGCGACTATCTGCAGACCTGTCTCCAGAAAATGCGGGAGACCATCGCCGCCGAAACGGAAGCCTCGCTCAACCTGCGGGCCGACTTTGACTGGCTGGAACCATTCACCCGTGGAGAATTACACCTCTACAGTATCCGCCACATCCAGCACCACGCCGGTGCTCTCAGCGCGTACCTCAGGCGACTCGATATCAACCTGAAATGGGGACACACAGGCTGGCCCTCTCGCTGA
- a CDS encoding tetratricopeptide repeat protein has product MSEVQELLNTALTHHHAGQLDQAEAVYQQLLEQDPRHWEPRYYLGTLQLQRGHLDLSIQSFLKVIQLNPELPDAHNNLGVAYHAMGKWQEAGQSFEHALRLNPHYERAYFNLGSLFESRGLLADAVKCFRKSYEQSGSPETYEKLADVLKVARRFAEAEVIYRELLQQATGDFNLSMKLAYVLVLQRQYPEAVELYEAMLETHPGHYQILVSLSYVLECMGNIPAAIQTAERSIEAAPDQPEGYNNLGNALRLAHRFDESCVNFERALQLRPHFPIAEFNLATTRMLTGDLQAGWEGYERRSDIDISTRMSYPGPAWQGEPLEGKSICLWCEQGFGDTLMFIRFASELKRRGAGRVLVLIQPELAGLLKSVEEIDELLVPGDPVVECDYQCSLLSVPRFLETSLETIPGEVPLFQPAAERTAHWGDVLSALEGKKVGLNWSGNLQFPRDEFRSIPLEQLSPLLDVAGVQFVSVQQVNGLDQLAACEAAGKLWQPGPEYQAEVGDFTEAAALIQNLDLMITTDTACAHLAGGLGVPVWILVSRLPEWRWLLDRSDSPWYPTARLFRQAELGEWGPVVEDVKAALEQKFSQDAP; this is encoded by the coding sequence ATGTCTGAGGTTCAGGAATTACTCAATACCGCGTTGACGCATCACCATGCAGGGCAACTGGATCAGGCAGAAGCTGTCTACCAGCAATTGCTGGAACAGGACCCCCGCCACTGGGAGCCCCGCTATTACCTGGGAACACTGCAACTACAGCGGGGGCATCTGGATCTGAGTATTCAGAGCTTCCTGAAGGTGATTCAGCTCAATCCGGAACTCCCGGACGCCCATAATAACCTGGGTGTGGCCTATCATGCGATGGGTAAATGGCAGGAAGCCGGTCAGTCTTTTGAACATGCACTGCGTCTGAATCCCCATTATGAACGGGCCTATTTTAACCTGGGGAGCCTGTTTGAGAGCCGCGGACTACTGGCTGATGCGGTTAAATGCTTCCGGAAATCATACGAACAGAGCGGGAGCCCCGAGACGTATGAGAAACTGGCAGACGTGCTGAAAGTGGCGCGTCGCTTCGCGGAAGCGGAAGTGATCTATCGGGAACTGTTGCAGCAGGCGACCGGGGATTTCAATCTTTCCATGAAGCTGGCCTATGTGCTGGTGCTGCAGCGTCAATACCCCGAAGCGGTGGAACTCTATGAGGCGATGCTGGAGACCCACCCCGGTCATTACCAGATTCTGGTGAGCCTGAGTTACGTGCTGGAATGCATGGGGAATATTCCGGCGGCAATTCAGACGGCAGAGCGTTCCATCGAAGCAGCCCCCGATCAGCCCGAGGGATATAACAACCTGGGGAACGCGTTGCGGCTGGCGCATCGCTTCGATGAATCCTGTGTGAACTTCGAGAGAGCATTACAACTGCGGCCTCATTTTCCGATTGCGGAATTCAATCTGGCGACCACACGCATGCTGACAGGCGACTTACAGGCAGGCTGGGAGGGGTATGAGCGACGGTCCGACATCGATATATCAACGCGCATGAGTTACCCCGGACCCGCCTGGCAGGGAGAACCGCTGGAAGGGAAGTCCATCTGCCTGTGGTGCGAACAGGGCTTCGGAGACACTTTGATGTTTATCCGGTTTGCCAGCGAATTGAAACGTCGAGGGGCAGGACGGGTACTGGTACTCATTCAGCCGGAACTGGCCGGTCTGTTAAAGAGCGTTGAGGAGATTGATGAACTGCTGGTTCCCGGAGATCCGGTTGTTGAATGTGACTATCAGTGCTCCCTGTTGAGTGTGCCTCGCTTTCTGGAAACCAGCCTGGAGACAATTCCCGGCGAGGTGCCCCTCTTTCAACCTGCTGCGGAGCGGACGGCGCACTGGGGCGACGTGCTCTCAGCGCTAGAAGGTAAAAAGGTGGGTTTGAACTGGAGCGGGAATCTGCAGTTTCCTCGGGATGAATTCCGCTCGATTCCACTGGAGCAGCTCTCGCCTCTGCTGGATGTGGCTGGCGTGCAGTTTGTGAGCGTACAGCAGGTCAATGGCTTGGACCAGCTGGCAGCATGTGAAGCGGCTGGTAAACTCTGGCAACCGGGGCCGGAATACCAGGCGGAGGTTGGTGATTTCACTGAAGCGGCTGCTTTGATTCAAAATCTGGATCTGATGATTACGACCGACACGGCCTGTGCCCATCTGGCAGGAGGTCTGGGAGTACCGGTCTGGATTCTGGTCTCGCGTCTGCCTGAATGGCGCTGGTTGCTGGATCGGAGTGACAGTCCCTGGTATCCGACAGCGCGTCTCTTTCGGCAGGCGGAACTGGGCGAATGGGGGCCCGTGGTTGAGGACGTGAAAGCGGCTCTGGAGCAGAAGTTCAGTCAGGACGCCCCCTGA
- the tyrS gene encoding tyrosine--tRNA ligase has product MQFLPVEEQLAIIGRGVEKIVPEQELAEKLKWSRETGTPLRIKYGIDPTGIDLHLGHTVPMRKMRQFQELGHQAVIIIGNYTALVGDPSGRDETRARLTAEQVEANATDYLNQVGKVIDLDNAEVVRNGDWFSKMNFADILELCSKVTVAQLLTRDDFSKRYKEEAAIYLHECLYPIMQAWDSVEIKADVELGGTEQLYSFMLARDLQKDQGLRQQVSVMSPILVGTDGVRRMGKSLGNYIGISEAPYEMMKKFMQLSDDSMQMFFELLTDFPLDEVKTILEGHPKEAKVKLAKTIITEYHDAAAADDASERWQREIGSGGMPSDIPIVQISKSDLNEDGTLAAANLLKVTGLCGSTSDARRSIQQGGAKMGAEKDRIESHDQAIPVESGLLLWVGKKRFCQVDLVD; this is encoded by the coding sequence ATGCAATTTTTGCCTGTGGAAGAGCAACTGGCTATTATCGGCCGTGGTGTGGAGAAGATCGTTCCCGAACAGGAACTGGCAGAAAAACTGAAATGGAGCCGCGAGACCGGCACGCCTTTGCGGATTAAATACGGTATCGATCCTACAGGAATTGACCTCCATTTAGGGCACACGGTGCCGATGCGGAAAATGCGTCAGTTTCAGGAGTTGGGACACCAGGCGGTGATCATCATCGGGAATTACACGGCGCTGGTGGGCGATCCCTCCGGACGTGATGAAACCCGGGCCCGTCTGACAGCCGAGCAGGTCGAAGCGAATGCCACCGATTACTTGAACCAGGTGGGGAAAGTGATCGACCTGGACAATGCTGAAGTCGTCCGGAACGGGGACTGGTTCAGCAAGATGAACTTCGCAGACATCCTGGAACTGTGCAGCAAAGTGACCGTGGCCCAGTTGCTGACGCGCGACGACTTTTCGAAGCGTTATAAGGAAGAGGCGGCGATTTACCTGCACGAGTGCCTGTATCCGATTATGCAGGCCTGGGATTCGGTCGAGATCAAAGCGGACGTCGAGTTGGGAGGAACGGAGCAGCTGTATTCGTTCATGCTGGCGCGGGACCTGCAGAAAGACCAGGGACTCCGACAGCAGGTCAGCGTGATGTCGCCGATTCTGGTGGGCACCGATGGCGTGCGTCGAATGGGGAAAAGCCTGGGGAACTACATCGGGATCAGCGAAGCCCCTTATGAGATGATGAAGAAGTTCATGCAGCTTTCGGACGACAGCATGCAGATGTTCTTCGAGCTGCTGACGGATTTCCCTCTGGATGAAGTAAAGACGATCCTGGAGGGGCATCCCAAGGAAGCCAAGGTCAAACTGGCGAAAACCATTATCACCGAATACCACGACGCGGCTGCAGCAGATGATGCCTCCGAACGCTGGCAGCGGGAGATTGGCTCTGGCGGAATGCCTTCCGATATTCCGATAGTACAGATTTCGAAGTCCGATCTGAACGAGGACGGAACTCTGGCGGCAGCGAACCTGCTGAAGGTGACCGGCCTGTGTGGTTCCACCAGCGATGCTCGACGTTCGATCCAGCAGGGAGGTGCCAAAATGGGGGCCGAGAAGGACCGGATTGAATCACATGATCAGGCGATTCCCGTGGAGTCGGGTCTGCTGTTATGGGTGGGTAAGAAACGATTCTGCCAGGTGGATCTGGTCGATTAA